Below is a window of Streptomyces spongiicola DNA.
AACCGTCGCCGACAGCCACCACGGGTGACCCCAGGCTCAGCTGGAGCAGCGCGGAGTCCGCGGCACGCCCGCCCGCACTCCGCTTCCGCCGCGACGGGATCCTGCCCACCGTCGCCGCCGCACTCTCCGTCCGCGGTACGACCCTCACCTGCACCGCGGCCAGAGGAGACCGGACGCCCACCCTCCACCCGCTCGTCCAGGACTTCCTCGACACCCTCACCAGCGGCCAGCGCGAACGCTTCACCGGCAGATGCCCCGAAGCCATCCTGCTCTCCCGCCACATCGGCGCCACCGACACCGCGCGATCCAAGCGCGCCCGGCGCAAACCCCTCAGCCCCGGCGAGGCCCGCCGCTCCCTCAAGCACGCCAAACTCACCACCCGGCGCATCCGGGAGGACGGCGACCCCCTGCACGGCAGTTACGCCGCCCCCTGCCGCTCCTGCGCGGCGATGCTCGCCCACTTCGGCGTACGCGTCGTCGAACCCGCCCAGACCGAGAACGGCTGAACGCACGCACATGCCCGACCACCCCCTCAGCACCACCCGGTTTCCCGTCGCCGTCGACGCGGCCCTGCGCGACGCGGGCTGGCAACCGGGCCGCTGGGACATCAAACTCGCCGAGCACTGGGCCGACACGCTCCGCGCCCACATCTCCCCCGGAGGCCACCGGCACAACGTCTTCCCCGCCGCCGTCGAGGCCTGGGCCGAGTTCGGCGCCCTGCACATCACCCCACCCGGACCCGGCCGACAGACCGCGCCCGCGGCACTGCGCCTCGACCCCCTCGCCGGGCTCCACCTCGCCCGCACCCTCGGCGATCTCGGCCGCGCCCTCGACACCGAGATCGCGCCGCTGGGAGAGGAGGGCGACGCCCAGGCCGTCCTCGCCATCGACGCCGAAGGCCGCGTCTACAGCGTCGACCACACCGGCGACTGGTACCTCGGACCCGACCTCGACCGGGCCCTCATCGCCCTCGTCAACGGCAACCAGCCCGCACGTCTCACCACACCCTGAGCGGACGGCACCGGGGACACCGCGGACGGCGGGGCACCCGGGACACCACGGGAGCGTGGCACCACGGACAGCGGGACGCCGCGGGCGCGGGACACCACGGACAGCGGGACACCACGAGGGGGAGGCCGTATGCGCGACACCCATGGCGGCGGGCCCCGGGGCCGCAGGAGCCGTGGCGGTGTGGGTCCCTGCGGTGTGGGTCCCCGCCGGGACCCACACCGCCACGGCTCGGCCCCCGGGACTCACCCCGCCGGGGACTCCGCCTGCGACCCCGCCTGCGACCCCGCCGGGGACTCCGTCGGCAGCACCGCCGGGGACTCCGTCGGCGACCCCGTCGGCAGCACCGCCGACATCCGGAAGCCGCCCCCGTCCGTCGGCCCCGAAACGAACACCCCGCCCAGCGCGGACACCCGCTCCCGCATGCCGACCAGACCGTTCCCCCCGCTCGGCAGACCCGCGTCCGCCGCGCCGCGCAGCGAGGGCCCGTTCTCCACCTGCATCGCGACCTCCGCCGCACGGTGGGCGACCCGTACCCACGCCCTCGCACCCGGCGCGTGCTTGTGGACGTTCGTCAAGGCCTCCTGCACCACCCGGAACGCCGTCTGCTCCACGTCCGGCCGGTACGCACGCGGCTCGCCCTGTACCGAGAGTTCCACGGCCATCCCCGCCAACCGCGACTGCTCCACCAGCGAACCGAGATCCGCCAGCGACGGCCCCTCCCCCGCAACCGCCGCACCCGCAACCGCACCCTCGACGACCTCGACGACCTCGGCCGCCTCCGCCGCCTCAGCGGCCTCAGCCGCAGCAGCAGCCGCGGCCCCCACCGCGGCCAGCGGCACCGGCTCGGCCGTCGCCCGCGCCACCACCTCCTCACCCGACCTGAGCACCCCGAGCATCTCCCGCAGCTCCGTCAGCGCCTGCCGGCCCATGTCCCCCACCAGCGCCGCGTTCCTCGCCGCCTTCTGCGGATCCTTCAGCGCCACCGCCTGCAAGGCCGCCGCGTGCACCACCATTAGACTCACCCGGTGCGCCACCACGTCGTGCATCTCCCGCGCGATCCGCGTCCGTTCCTCCGTACGCGCCCACTGCGCCCGCTGCTCCGCGCGGTCCGCCAGCAGTGACAGCTCCTGCTCGAGACTGATCGCCCGCTCCCGCAGGCTCTCCATCAGCCGCCGCCGCGCCCCCACGTAGAGTCCCAGCAGCAGCGGCGGGGCGGTCAGCCCGATCGACATCACGACCGACACCACCGGCACGTACCAGGACCCCGGATCGAAGTCGGCCGTCGCCACGTCCTGCCTGGTCCTCACGAACGTGACGATCAGGGTCCCCAGCAGCGACATCCCCGCCAGCGCCGCGATCACCCGCCGCGACGCCTCCGAGGCGGCGAGCGTGTACAGCCCGACGATCCCCATCAGGAAGCCCATCCCGGCCGGCGTGATCGCGATCGACACCAGTACCACGGCCACCGGCCGGCGCCGGCGCAGCACCAGCGCCGATCCGGCGAGCAGGCCGAAGGCCACCCCCACGAGCGCGGGCAGCGAGGCCCTCTCCGCGAACCGGGCACCCTCCAACGCGCACTCGGCGGCGGACAGGAGAGCGAGTCCCCCGTCCAGCACCGCGCTCCGCCGGCGCCCCCACCACAGCGATCCCCACAGCGCTCCTCCCGGCGACGACCCGCTCCACAGGGCGCCCCGTGTGCCACCCCGCCCGCCGCCCATCGTGTCTCCCGGTCCGCCCCCCGCAGACCCGCCGTCCCGCCTGCTTCCCGAAGCCTCGCCCCGCCCGCCCTCGCCCTCGCCGATCCGCCCGCCCTCGCCCTCGCCGGTCCGTCCGCCCTCGCCCTGGCCGGTCCGTCCGCCCTCCGGCCCGCCTCCGCGCCCGCCTCCCGGCCCGCCGTCCGCAGAGTCCCGGTGTGCCCCCGTTGTGGTCATGCCTCACAGCGTACGAAAGCGGTCGAGCGGTTTTCCGGCGGCTTCCGCAGCACGAACCGCCGCCCCAGAGGGCCGTGAACCGCGACAATCGCCCGAACCGGCGAATCGGGCACGCTTTCGACCCGGACGCCCGCATTCGAGACGAGCCTGGATGCATGACCTCCATGAGCGGCGGATGCGCCGACTTCGACGACCTCCGCAGACAGGCGATCGCGCTGCGCCGCGAGGGCCTCAGCCTCCGCCAGATCCGCGACCGGCTCCGCATCGGCAACAACGACATCCTCAACCGCCTGGTGAAGGGCGAGCCCCCGCCGGACTGGACCAGGCGCCCCCACGCGCGGGACGACCTCCGCGCGAAGGCGCGCGCACTCCGGAGCCAGGGGATGACCTACGACCAGATCCAGGTCGAACTGGGCTGCTCGAAGAGCTCGATCTCGCTGTGGGTACGGGACCTGCCGA
It encodes the following:
- a CDS encoding YwqJ-related putative deaminase, translated to MHTAPQPSPTATTGDPRLSWSSAESAARPPALRFRRDGILPTVAAALSVRGTTLTCTAARGDRTPTLHPLVQDFLDTLTSGQRERFTGRCPEAILLSRHIGATDTARSKRARRKPLSPGEARRSLKHAKLTTRRIREDGDPLHGSYAAPCRSCAAMLAHFGVRVVEPAQTENG
- a CDS encoding SUKH-3 domain-containing protein translates to MPDHPLSTTRFPVAVDAALRDAGWQPGRWDIKLAEHWADTLRAHISPGGHRHNVFPAAVEAWAEFGALHITPPGPGRQTAPAALRLDPLAGLHLARTLGDLGRALDTEIAPLGEEGDAQAVLAIDAEGRVYSVDHTGDWYLGPDLDRALIALVNGNQPARLTTP
- a CDS encoding sensor histidine kinase; this encodes MGGGRGGTRGALWSGSSPGGALWGSLWWGRRRSAVLDGGLALLSAAECALEGARFAERASLPALVGVAFGLLAGSALVLRRRRPVAVVLVSIAITPAGMGFLMGIVGLYTLAASEASRRVIAALAGMSLLGTLIVTFVRTRQDVATADFDPGSWYVPVVSVVMSIGLTAPPLLLGLYVGARRRLMESLRERAISLEQELSLLADRAEQRAQWARTEERTRIAREMHDVVAHRVSLMVVHAAALQAVALKDPQKAARNAALVGDMGRQALTELREMLGVLRSGEEVVARATAEPVPLAAVGAAAAAAAEAAEAAEAAEVVEVVEGAVAGAAVAGEGPSLADLGSLVEQSRLAGMAVELSVQGEPRAYRPDVEQTAFRVVQEALTNVHKHAPGARAWVRVAHRAAEVAMQVENGPSLRGAADAGLPSGGNGLVGMRERVSALGGVFVSGPTDGGGFRMSAVLPTGSPTESPAVLPTESPAGSQAGSQAESPAG